TTCAACTCCATGGCGCATCACTTCCTGCAAGTTCACTGCATCGGCATGTCTGGCGAACAACAACAAAGCGCTTCCGAGACACAGACCTAGTAAACTGCGGGCACTCGAtttcgaggcgccgcgccgtcgttcGGTTTCCGCTGTCCTCATGATGTGCAATACGGATACTGGGGAACTGATGGTCTCAGGGAATGCCTGCTCGGCACGGAGCCGTACGGATTATGTGTCACATTGCAACGTATGGAAATGCGGCAACACGCCCTCTCATCATGACGGGGTGCACCGCGTACGCGTGCATCCGTGGCGCATACTGGGGGTCGGTGCTGCCATTCGAGCGCGGGTCAACACGCGGTTGGGAAGGCAAATACGGGGCGACAAAGCGACCCCCCGTGAAATTAAGCGCCGCAGTGTGCAAAGGCAGCTCGGAGCACAGCATTGAACCCCCTGATATCTCGAGAACCTCGTCTCTTCGGCTCGTTCCTTTTGCCAAAAAGCACTGCAGTACAAGAGAGAAAGGTAGGAAAGGGAGGTCTTTTCTGCCTGCTGGTCCGGGATTTCGCTGGTTCAGCTGGAGCGCTCCCTCCCGTCTGTGATTAGCAGTTGTAAAGTTAAGACAAGAGAGACTGATGACGGCAAAGAATCACTTCTCGGGATCTGGGAAAAGAAGGCATCGCGTATTGTCCCTTTGGCACCGAGGATGCAGTGCAAGCGCCATGTAACCGTTTTACTCGTACCCAGTACCTATCACCCGGCCCGAGGGACGCATCTTCCATCAGGTCACCGATTCCGCTTGTCAGCCAACTGGAAATCGTGGTCAAGCACGAGGAACAGCACTAGACTAGAAGGGTGGCGCGGAGAGGGTTGCGAAGGAGGACGAAAACGGATGACGTTGACGAGACGCTAGGCTGCCAAGCGGCCAGAGCTCAAGGGACTACTGTTATgcacgcctgcagcaggGGCGATACAGGAGAAAAGAACGCTATGAAGGTTGACTGAGGGAGACACTCGCCTGGGTGGTGGAATCCACTAGAACTAGAACGGCTTCAGTTCTACCGTGGGCACAGGGGTACAACGTAGCAGATGTGAACTGGCCACTATCGGCGAAGTGGCACTGCACAGTAACCGCGAGGTGTCAAAGTAGTGAACTCAAGCAGACCATAACGGAGACTCAGCGAGTGGCTCCTGACAAAATAAAGGACGAGCTCCCCACAGAAGTGGGGGATCCCACACAGAGCTCCGCATACACGAGGCGTGATCGTGTCTGGTGTGCGGAGCCGAGCATCGCGACAGCTTCCAAGGCCCTCAGGGGCCTAGATCCCGAAATTCAGCCCCTCTGGAAGATGGGCACATATGAAGCAGTTACTCCCGCTGAAGGACAGTagtgcgcacgcgcgcatgACACACCATAGCAAGCGCTGTGCGGAAACCATGGACGACAAACCGTCATCAAGCAGACCTGCTCTTGCCTGCCTGCCTGTGGCCCCTAACATATCCTTGTTTGTACGATGACAATAAATGCGCCTTTTCACATGTCGTCAAATAAGACAGTGCCGCCATATGCCATAGACTCTTGTAATGCTTTCGTGTAACTCAACTGAAGAACGCGTCTGCGGAAGAAACAACAGCTGCAGCAGTAACAGCACAAACAAAGTAAGCAAGCCAAACCCCCTGCAGGCTTGAACCTGCGGAGGATAAATACAGCTGCAACCCGGGGTCTCGGCGAGAAATGAGCTCCGCATGTGCTCAAAGGACTTCGGCGAGAAACCTCGTGATGGAGACAGCACCAGAGGCTGCAGCCCCGACTGCCAGAGTTGGCGCTACCGAAGCCGAGGTCGCAGCCTTGATAGTTACCACCACCCTACAGGTCAACGACCCAACTTCGGGCTGCGAGGGACTCTTCTCCCGTGAGACACGCTGGGTACTACCATTTGCTCTGTCCAACTTGCAGCCCACGTAAAACTTGAAGTCTGCGGCGGGGAACTCCCTCGGAGGAATGGTAAGCTTGGCACTTTCCTTTGGCTTGCTCCCTTCCGTCCACCAGGAGTCAGTGAAATTTGGAAGAACTTCCTTGAAGCTCTTTGTGCAGGTTGTCAAGGTGCCGTCCTCACAGTAGTTGGTAGAATAGTTGGTGGGTTCAAGCACGTGATTGGATCCACACTCTAGCATCACGGCGTTGTTGTCGTGTGTCAGTTCCACTTGCAGGGGTTGAGGATTACTGTGCTGGCCGTAGGCGCACTTGACAACGTTGCTTTCTACAGAGGCAGCTCTGGCCTGCACAGTTATATCGAGTCTGCAATTCGATGTTTTGCCTCCGTTTTGGCAGTCTACGAAGAAGGATGTATCTTCCAATGGAAGCTCTGATTCTTCGCGCTGAAGCGTTCACTGCTTGCCTTGGTCTCTCTTTGGCATTTCTTGCGGGAGGGGGAGGTTTCCAGTAAATTGGTTTCTCGGCCTCAACCAACTCTTGTAAGGTGATGATTTAGCCTGATTCTCCACGTACACACTCTGCCAGCGTTCCATTCGTCCCCGGTTTGCAGACCCTTGTTTTCGTTTCATCCCTAGGGACGATCTGGTTGCATCAGTGTAGCGCTGAGACTGCCAGCTGATAATACCATATGCTGGGATGCGGGCTTATTGGATTGTTTTGATGCCTTACACGTGCAAttccggcggaggagacctCTTCGCCTGCTCCTGTACACTCCATTAAGTTCCGGCGCAGAAGCCCATCTCCGAGGTGTATGGCATCGGCTTGTCCGCTGGCGAGAAACAAAATTCCTCCGAGGCACATCGTCATCAACTTGCGACGTGTCAGCTTGAGCCCCCCAAGTGGCCGCCTCATCGGCGCGTTCTTCGCCATTTGGGTTTGTTGAGCGGAAGAGACAAACGACCACAGTGCTCTGTTGACGCGAGAAAAGACGAGAGGCCTAGAGCTCACGTGCACAAACCTGATTCGCAGCTGGTGCCTGGCTGGTAAAGGCGCAGACCTCACTCGCGTTGTGCATCCTCGCCTGGACTTGTTTCTCACTGCGGGTTCAAGG
This portion of the Besnoitia besnoiti strain Bb-Ger1 chromosome VII, whole genome shotgun sequence genome encodes:
- a CDS encoding SAG-related sequence (encoded by transcript BESB_080800); amino-acid sequence: MAKNAPMRRPLGGLKLTRRKLMTMCLGGILFLASGQADAIHLGDGLLRRNLMECTGAGEEVSSAGIARARAASVESNVVKCAYGQHSNPQPLQVELTHDNNAVMLECGSNHVLEPTNYSTNYCEDGTLTTCTKSFKEVLPNFTDSWWTEGSKPKESAKLTIPPREFPAADFKFYVGCKLDRANGSTQRVSREKSPSQPEVGSLTCRVVVTIKAATSASVAPTLAVGAAASGAVSITRFLAEVL